TAAGAAAAATGATAGTCAAAAAATTATAGTTGTTTGTATTGTCAAAGGTTGTTCATGGAGAATATATGCATCCAAATATAAGGCAGATGAAACGTTTGGAATTAGAAAATGTTGTCTTCAGCACGTATGTAGAGAGGCAAATCTTCGAACTAGGGGCCATCCAAAGGCTGATTCTGTTTGGGTGGCTAATATTGTTAAAGATAAATTGAGAGGGGAACCATCATATCGACCATCTGCAATTGTAAGAGATATTCATAGGGAATATGGCGTTGAATTGAAGTATCATAAGGCCTGGATGGGCAAGGAAATAGCAATGCATCAAATTTATGGGACATAGAAAGGATGTTTTGACAAATTGAGGTGGTATTGTGATGCTTTGAAACAAACAAATCCTGGTAGTTGGGCTGATTGCGAGGTTGATCAAATGAACAAGTTTCGACGACTTTTTATCTCTTTACATGCATGTATTGTTGGATTTGTTAAGGGATGCAGACCTTTGATTTTTTTAGATGGAAcacatattaaaaataaattcaaaggaTGCATACTAAGTGCTATGACAAAAGATGCTAATGATGATCTATTCACTTTAGCATTTGCTGTAGTGGAGGCTGAGAACGATGCTAACTGGGAATGGTTCTGTTTGAAATTGAGGTCTGTCTTGGAAATGCAAAATTGTATATTCGGGAAAATGTTGATTATGACACAACATAAAGTAAACAAATATTACAGTTAATGGTGAAATATCTCAGGTTACAAAAGCAGTGCATATGAAAAACAATGTTACAGAACATACAAGCCAAACAACCAAGAACATCATTCAAGTAGAATTTCCAGCTAAATGGTGAAGGATCCCATATTCATCGGCCAAAATGGTGGAAGCCATGTGTGCACGATATTCGTGAATACTACAAGCATTCTCACGTATCCCCAAAATTCCGGGTCATCTTGTGTAAAGGCTTCTACCCATAGGCACACGAATACCCCACAATCAACGACTCCACTCTGTTGTCGGCTATAACGATCATCAACTTGTGCTTTTGGGGCAGGATATCGAAGTGAATTCTTGATGTAGCTAGAGATGAACTTAGCCTGAGAAAGAATTTCCGGAATTAGTTGATATTCTTTTGTGGTATTCAACTTAATGTTGtaagtagcaaataatacaaaCTTACAAATATCTTGACAAACCCTTTTGTTTGGGGTGACCACAACGAGTTCATGTGCATGAATTTACTAGTCACGGTGTCCAAAACCAGCAAAAACCAATGAAATTTTGTGTTCAAAGGCATCAAAATATATCGGCTTTCATTGAGAACATTAGCATTCAGCTCTCCAAGAATACTACGGCTACTTCGGCTTAATGAATCTATAAATCTTGGAATGTCCGCAAACATCAAATTCTTTTCCTTTTTCGTCCCATGAACTTTTTTTTGAAATTCGGcctataacataaaattttattaaattaattatgcatgATAGATTGctgaattaaattcaattacCTGAACCACAGAATTTAAAACCCATATTTTCGGTGGATTTCCATATCTCACAAAATTTCTTGACAAAATATTTAGGTGTGCATTTATCACGTCATCCatcaactccttgtcatacagCAAGTCACACAGCGTTTGGCTGGAAACTTGTAACTTCATACTTCTCCAAAATTCCTCCTAAAAAAAGTGTATTATTTCTCTAAAATCAAAGAAACTACTCCAGAAATTGACAAAACATAAAAACAAGATCACATATAAAAGAATTACCTCATATCAGatcttttaaaaaatgtatCCACAATATTCCTATCGCTATCAGAAATTGATGACCGCCCAACATATTCCAACAACTCATCATCCATTTGATTTGCCTCCTTTACTGCAGCTTGTGCAATTTGCATTACAACTAATTCTGAATTTTCCTGTAATAGCAAAATTTTTACagtatcaaatattatatagaaataatatatatatagtacatgaaatgtttttaagatttacCAGCTCAATAGGCTTATCCGCAACTCTATGACGGACTAGTtttcttttattcttttttgGGGTTGTGGAAGGAGGTGTCACAAAGTCTTTTTCCTTACCCTTTAGTCTCCTATCTTGCCTACTCATAACATCACGAGCAATCGAAGAAATGTCATTCTTCAACTCAGTCTTCTCCTCTTTGTCAGCGTCACTTTTACTATTCACCTCAATATTGTTGTCAACTTCATCTCTATGTGAATCCTCAATAGCCTGTTCATTTTCAATTCCATCCGTATCAACATATTTTTCGCTCTTTCCTTCTGAAGCATGACCACCATCATAAACCTCGAAAGAAACTTTGTCACCAATTTCAAAAGCATTTAATTTTTCAGCTGCATCAAATTTATGAGCCTCAAATGTCATATACTCATCACTTTCTTCTACACTCTTTCTCCTTTTTTTCGCTAAATCAGAACCACCATCATATCCATTGAAAGGAACTTTATCACCACTTTCAATAGATTTTAAACTTTCATCTGCAAACTCATCAAAATCATGTGCATCACGAGGAATCAAATCATTATTTTCTTCTGTATATCTTCTCTCCTTCCCCTTTGAAACTCTATTTTTACCTTCCATATTTTCAACATGAAAAATTCTCTTCATTTCTCTTATCTCTTCCTCTTGTGCTCTGATAATCGCATCCAGTCGCTTTATTTGAGCCTACATTTatttttccatatctcataaaagattacaaataataaaaatttaactaacataaaaaatatttctgTACCAATTCAtgtcatattatattttttctaaCCTTGTTATCATTGTCACGATTAAGAACAAGTATCCTCTCCTCAAGTAAAGGGTAGATGGGGAGAACCTATGTATAATTGCACT
The Primulina tabacum isolate GXHZ01 chromosome 9, ASM2559414v2, whole genome shotgun sequence DNA segment above includes these coding regions:
- the LOC142556804 gene encoding uncharacterized protein LOC142556804 gives rise to the protein MKRIFHVENMEGKNRVSKGKERRYTEENNDLIPRDAHDFDEFADESLKSIESGDKVPFNGYDGGSDLAKKRRKSVEESDEYMTFEAHKFDAAEKLNAFEIGDKVSFEVYDGGHASEGKSEKYVDTDGIENEQAIEDSHRDEVDNNIEVNSKSDADKEEKTELKNDISSIARDVMSRQDRRLKGKEKDFVTPPSTTPKKNKRKLVRHRVADKPIELENSELVVMQIAQAAVKEANQMDDELLEYVGRSSISDSDRNIVDTFFKRSDMR
- the LOC142504538 gene encoding uncharacterized protein LOC142504538: MKLQVSSQTLCDLLYDKELMDDVINAHLNILSRNFVRYGNPPKIWVLNSVVQAEFQKKVHGTKKEKNLMFADIPRFIDSLSRSSRSILGELNANVLNESRYILMPLNTKFHWFLLVLDTVTSKFMHMNSLWSPQTKGFVKIFAKFISSYIKNSLRYPAPKAQVDDRYSRQQSGVVDCGVFVCLWVEAFTQDDPEFWGYVRMLVVFTNIVHTWLPPFWPMNMGSFTI